The window CGCCCGGAGCCGCGTGGCCTCCCAGGATGGCATCGATGGCGTTGAGATCGCCGGGGTCGAAGAACTCAAACACGTCAAACCCGGCAGGCCCCTCGAAAAGCGAAGGATCGAACGCCGCAGCAGGCTCGCCGTGTGACAGAAGGTTCTCGATCTCCAAATTGCCACCCATCTCAGGTCCcgcgctggcggccgcgTGGTCCTGACGAGGCGTGCTCGGGGCGTCCGCGgggccgttggcgccggtCTGCTGCTCGTTCAGCGCGTTGGAGCAGACCTGGTCGATCTCCTGGATGACCTGCTCGGCCAGGTCCACCATGACGAGCGCGGACCGCGACATGCCGCCCAGCTCCCGGAGGATCTTGCACGTCGACTGCAGCTGGCGGCGAGACCTCGCCGTCAGCATCGGCACTTTGCTGGACCGGAGCTCCCTGTAGGCGACTCGCAGGGAGAGGGACACCGCGTACGGCACAAACGTCATGTGCGGCAGCGAGCTGCTGAAGTCCGTGACGATGGTCGTGATCTTGACGGCGGAAAGGGACTGTCGGGTAGTTGCTAGCGACAGGTGATCGGATCGTGTTGACCCGATTGGAATCCGGCAGGACAGGATGGCAACGCCGTGGTAGAGCAGCTCGATGGAGGCTGCGACACAAATCAGTATCTCGCCGACCATTCCAAAAAGGGGGAGATTGGGGGGCCAGCGTTAGGCTTACCCAGGAGACGGGACTCGACACCAAGAGCCTGCGCCTTTTCGACGAGACTGTCGAAGCTCGGGAAGTTTTCCATGACGACACAGCCGGTGTTCTTCGCTGCCGGCCGGTACAGATCGATGATGCAGGCCAGCAGGACGATGATCTCGAGAAACAGCCGGAAGCAGCTGTCCTGCTCGGCGATGCAGGCCTCCATGTTCCGGCCCAGGTCCCTCTCGTGGATGATGACGGGCCGCCCGTGGAAGGCGGCGTTGAGCTGGTCCATGGCCCAGACGCAGCAGAACAGCCGCGTCAGGTAGGCCGGGTCCTCGGAGCGCGCGGGCGGGTTCTCGAGGTGGAGGCCGACGGTCTGGGCGTTGTTCACGGCCTGGGCCGCCAGCTCGGCGGAGAGGTGCCGGTCCGGGGAGAAGTGGGTGTACAGCGAGAGAATGACGAGAatggcgacggcctggacgcggtccttgacgaggccgaggccgagggcctTGCGGATGGCGGAAGAGAGGCGCAGGGCGAACTCGGGATAGGGCAGGGCCTCGGACGAGTGCTCTCCGAGCGTCAGGTAGGGCTTCGCGCTCGGGTTGGACCCGGCGGCCAGGCAGACGGCCTGTTTGCAGAGGACCTGCGATATCGTGGACGTCGGCCTCTCGAGCAGGTCCACGTTCATGACGGGGAGGATGCGGTGGACGTCGCGCAGGTAGATGGCCTTTAGCTGGTCGTAGTGCTCCTGCCTGGGCAGCACGGCGAGGAACTGGTGCTCGGCGTGgtcgacggagacggcggacGTGAGCTCCGTCGTGAGGTTGTTCCTGTCGGTCCTGCGGGAGTACCAGACGCCGACGGAGTTGGATTCGGCGTAGCCGCGACTCGTGCCGGGGctgtcggcgaggaagatgcctTCAGGGTTCAGGTCGCCGACGAACCTGTCGTCGTTGTGCTGGCTGgagtcctcgtcgaccttgagCGCCGGGCTGGTGCTCCGAGGCGCCCGGTCCCCGGCGGCTGCCCGGGGGAGTCTGGcagccggcgaggccggggTCGCCACGTGAGCTTCTGGGCCGCCCCGTACCGGAGGCGCGGAACTGGCAACGTGGATGGACTCTGCtgcgccatcgtcgtcgacaatgTCTTCCCGACGCGTCTCTGTGGCACTACTGGCACGTCTGGCCGTGGGGCTTTGCTGCAAATGAGAATGTTCCGTGGAACTCGCCGCTGGTTCCGGGGAATCCTCATCAACGGCGGCCGTGGACAAAGCTGAGTCGGCGAACCGTCCCCTCTTCCGCCAGTGAATCGCGtgcggaggcggcgactCCCCTTCGCCCAACGGGTGCTCACATCTTTTCTGTAACAACAGTCAACACCTATACTCATTCACGTCCTGTCTACTCAGATAGGCATAGAACTTCTTCAAGACGAGGCGCGATCCGATTGGCTGCATGCGCGGGCGCCCGACTGGTCCTGTTGGATCGAGTTGGGATGGAACGCTGTGGATCAAAGGGTACAGCACAAGATCCGGCtgctgtgttgtgttgtgttgtgttgtgctgtgttgtgttgtgttgtgttgtgttgtgtcAGGGGGGTTGAGGCAGGGGGAACAGACTGAACTGACCTTCCGTCTCCGGCACGTGTCACATGCGTGTAGAGCAATCTTGCGCTTTTGTACGGGGACGTTTGTGGTGTTGATGAACTTGAGGTTGAACATGGCGGGCgtgaagaggaggggaggggaggcgggAGGCACTTGGCTGGGGGGGCCAGCCAGTCAGCATTTGCATTTGGCTTCGCGTAGCGACCTTGATGCGTAACGTAGGCACGCTTACAGGGGGTGACAAGTGGGGCCGGGCCGACCGGAGCACACGGGACCAGAAACGCCGACATTTAGCCCGTAGACTAGAGAGGCTTTAACTAAGAAGCTGGGTGGTGGTGACCGGGGAGATATTGAAAGTGTGTTTACCACCAGTACCTTAAGCGATGTACAGAAGGACGAACACAAGTAGGTGAACTTCAAGCCTATGGGTAGTTGAATATAGCATTGCAAACAATACTGTCCTCACCCTGGCTTACCAACTATTTAGTGTCTGAAGTTGTTCAGTTATTTTAGTGAACAATACTATCTATAACTGTCAGAGTTCTCTCCGTAATGGTTGTTTTTAGTGGGATTCTCTCTTTATTTATTGTTGCTTGGTTTCTCATTTTTTTGGCGATAGACAGTGTTTATTCAGAGTAAAGTCGAAAAAAGTGACACTACCACTCCGACTTGAAATATCTAGGTCAACTATAAACTCCATATACCGTCAAGCTTGACTCGAGAATTGAGAATCATAAGTTGCTCCAGTAATCATAGTGATAACCCGGATAAGTCAGGTCGAGAACGTATCTGGAGGGGACACCATCCATTGGTGCCAAGTACGCCAGTCTATGGAGGtggagacgatgatgtgATACAACATACTACACAAAGTCAAAACCCCCTCACTAGTTGTTGAGAAACAATCCCCAAGCCCGTGACTAGCTCGAGACAGGAAGCACCAGACACGAATCGCTTCCCCTTCCGAAATGCACCGTATGCCGAGCCGGGCGTAAGGTGGTTCCAGTGGCGGGATCCTCCCCTGATCCCAGATTGAAGCCGTACTTGGGGAAATTGCCGCCGGCAACAATCAGGCGGATGCTGGAGCCGGCCGGGACCCTGAATGCGGTGTCGAAGAGGTCCATCGCAATCAGCTTGGGGTCACGGCTGGCGGTCAGGCGCCTGTACTGCTCTGTGACGTTCCGCGACTTGCCctgggcatcgacgacgcTCAGGCGGACAAAGAGGTCGCAGAACGGGTTGTCGCTCGAGTGGACCAGGTCCACGGACGGCCTCCCCATGATGTCGAGGGCTTCCGTCAGCGGCGCCGTGGTGAAggtgacgacgtcggccCTCTGCGCAAGCGCCGTGTcgtcgacgctgccgccgccgatcaTGATGGGACCGCCGAAGGTCGGCGTGGGGTCCGAAGGGTCGAaggtgaaggcggcgacgcccgCGTCCACAGGCTGCTCGGGGCCGAGCTTCCCGTCCGCCGCGAGGAACAGTTCCCGAtggctcgtcggcggcggccattTGGGCAGCTCGAGCCACTCCGGCGCGTCGCCGCACCTGCGAACCCTCACGGCGGGGAACTTGTCGGCCGTGGATTTCCGGGCGAGATGGGCGTCGAGCCACTGGAGCGTCTCCCTCGCCGAATCCCCCGGGCCGTAGGCGTCCAAGTGGGCCCCGGGGCCGATCCTGAGCGCGACGGCACAGCCCCGCTGGTTCAGTGCGTGGTACTGCTCAATGGTCTGCTCGAAGAAGATGTCGTGCCAACCGGTCGTGAGCAGGATGGGGAtatcggccttctcgagagCCTTCCCGTGCTTCAGCGGCGCCCAgctctcgtcgtccaggtccGGATGGCTGATGTTGTGGAACAGCCACGGAGCCCGGTCGCCAAAGTAGCGCCTCAGCGCGGGCTCCAACGGGACGCTCTTCGTCAACGGATCGAGGTGGCCGGCGTCTCTCATGGCCGTGAGCTGCTGCCAGAGGCCGCGCGTTTCCTGGTGCACGATCGTGTCGCTCCACGAGAGGTGCTGCTGCATGGCGAAGGCCCCCGTGCCCCAGAGGCGCTCGGCAAAGTCGTGGGGCGCGAtcccgatgacggcggcgaccaggtCGGGAGGGGGATCCGAGAGCAGGGCCCACTGCGTGAAACCCAGGAAGGACGACCCCATGGTCGCGAAGGTGCCGGTGTACCAGGGCTGCGACCTCATCCAGGCGACAACGTTttggccgtcgtcggcctcgctgcGCCCGCCATCGAAGACGCCTGTCGAGCCGAAGGTGCCCCGGGAGCTGACGAAGAGGACCTGGTATCCCCGGGCCACGTAGATGCGGATGAGGACGAGCGAGAAGATGATGCCGCGGCCGTAGGGGGTTCGAACGAGAACGGTACCGAGGGGGTCGTGATCCGTAGGCCGGTaaaggtcggcggcgagtgCGGCGCCGTCCGGGAGGGGTAccttgatggcctggatCGTGTAGCCGGAGGTTTCGGCCGGAAGACCGAGGACCCACCCGACGGCCCGGTCGAGTAGTCCGGCCAGCAAAGAACGGCGAGCTGCGGCTTGTTCGGTCATATCGTATATTTGCACAACCGAGAAGAGAAAACCGGCCATGAAGGGGACAGAATGTACACAAGAGGCTGCCCTGCCGGTGGAGACAACCAACGGAGGACGCTCCCTTAAGAAAGGGGGCTGGATCGAGGAGGCGTTGGCGGGCTCTCGGGTGACCTTGGTGTCCGTGACCCCACCTCCCGGCGGGACGAAGGTATTAATACCGAATCTGACCAATCTCATCCCGTTTGATAGCGTGATGGCTTGACAAGACCAGTAAGCCTCTCTCGGCTGTCTCAGACATTCACTCGTAGGGCTGACTCTATCTAGTCTTGTTCATATGACAGTCAATCGAAACGAGCTTGATGCAACGGTTTGGGTTTGCCTGATGAGCTGGACAACGTCAAACATCACTCTTTGCTGGTGTTATTTATCACCGGCCACGGGTCTGGGCTCtgcagacggcgacgggagCCGCCAGTAATCAGTCAGTGGCATGGACGGTCGGGGCTCTTGACAAAGCTTATGTAAAAATGCCAGACGTCACTCTGATATGGAATGCGGGGTTGAGTGGCAGCGCCATGAGGGTGTTCCAGATTGTATGCAACACAAAGAGCGAGCCATGAACCTCTTTTGATTGTTTTCCCTGGGGTATCCAGCTTTCCGCGTTATTTATCTGTTCACGGAAGAGAACTTCATGATGTCGAAGCCAGGGCAGTTTCGAGCCGAGTGAGTACAGTTCCGGACCCAACGAGTTGCCGCTGACCTTATTCATACCATGATTTTTGCGAAAGAACGGTGACGGATATCATGCACTATATGACCATGTACTAATGAGAACCCAGTCTTCCCGAGCTTGCTCGGCATTTGCTCACCAACGGCCCTCACAAGAGCCAACCCACTTCTCGGCGCGTCCGTGTCATACTCAACCGCACGTACATTGTCGACACCACCAAGGCGATCCACGTCTGGGAGCATGTTGCCTACCCTCAGTACTATGTGCCCACGTCGGAGCTCCGAAACTGCAGCTGGGAGGACAAGCAAGACATCCCGTCGCCGAAGGATGcctcggccgtggcggcaCATGTCGTCCAAGTCACCATCCCTGGCAAGAACGGCAGCGAGAGCGTCGCGACCGACCGCGCCTTGAGGTTCTCCGAAGACGgggagctcggcggcgtgctGAGGGGCATGGTACGACTGGAGTTCGGCAGCATGGGTAAGGCTATCGCGCGGGAGATGGgttttttcctcttttcgaatcccccccccccccccgtcagAAGATttgctgacgacgacgacaaaccCAGATGGATGGCTGGAAGAGGAAACGCCCATCTACGTCCACCCCAAAGACCCCTTCAAGCGCATCGAGGTCCTCCCGTCCTCGCGGCCGGTCGAGGTCAGGGTGGCCGGGAAGACCGTCGCCAAGACCGACTTCGCCGTCCACTTGTTGGAGACGGGCCTGCCCACGAGATACTACCTTCCGTTGGCATCGGTCGACCAGGCGGCGCTCCGCAAGAGCGAGCTCGTCACGCAATGCCCTTACAAGGGCGATGCCGAGTAC is drawn from Colletotrichum destructivum chromosome 6, complete sequence and contains these coding sequences:
- a CDS encoding uncharacterized protein (Putative zn(2)Cys(6) fungal-type DNA-binding domain, transcription factor domain, fungi) yields the protein MFNLKFINTTNVPVQKRKIALHACDTCRRRKKRCEHPLGEGESPPPHAIHWRKRGRFADSALSTAAVDEDSPEPAASSTEHSHLQQSPTARRASSATETRREDIVDDDGAAESIHVASSAPPVRGGPEAHVATPASPAARLPRAAAGDRAPRSTSPALKVDEDSSQHNDDRFVGDLNPEGIFLADSPGTSRGYAESNSVGVWYSRRTDRNNLTTELTSAVSVDHAEHQFLAVLPRQEHYDQLKAIYLRDVHRILPVMNVDLLERPTSTISQVLCKQAVCLAAGSNPSAKPYLTLGEHSSEALPYPEFALRLSSAIRKALGLGLVKDRVQAVAILVILSLYTHFSPDRHLSAELAAQAVNNAQTVGLHLENPPARSEDPAYLTRLFCCVWAMDQLNAAFHGRPVIIHERDLGRNMEACIAEQDSCFRLFLEIIVLLACIIDLYRPAAKNTGCVVMENFPSFDSLVEKAQALGVESRLLASIELLYHGVAILSCRIPIGSTRSDHLSLATTRQSLSAVKITTIVTDFSSSLPHMTFVPYAVSLSLRVAYRELRSSKVPMLTARSRRQLQSTCKILRELGGMSRSALVMVDLAEQVIQEIDQVCSNALNEQQTGANGPADAPSTPRQDHAAASAGPEMGGNLEIENLLSHGEPAAAFDPSLFEGPAGFDVFEFFDPGDLNAIDAILGGHAAPGVGQLDRLL
- a CDS encoding Putative xaa-Pro dipeptidyl-peptidase-like domain, cocE/Serine esterase, alpha/Beta hydrolase; amino-acid sequence: MTEQAAARRSLLAGLLDRAVGWVLGLPAETSGYTIQAIKVPLPDGAALAADLYRPTDHDPLGTVLVRTPYGRGIIFSLVLIRIYVARGYQVLFVSSRGTFGSTGVFDGGRSEADDGQNVVAWMRSQPWYTGTFATMGSSFLGFTQWALLSDPPPDLVAAVIGIAPHDFAERLWGTGAFAMQQHLSWSDTIVHQETRGLWQQLTAMRDAGHLDPLTKSVPLEPALRRYFGDRAPWLFHNISHPDLDDESWAPLKHGKALEKADIPILLTTGWHDIFFEQTIEQYHALNQRGCAVALRIGPGAHLDAYGPGDSARETLQWLDAHLARKSTADKFPAVRVRRCGDAPEWLELPKWPPPTSHRELFLAADGKLGPEQPVDAGVAAFTFDPSDPTPTFGGPIMIGGGSVDDTALAQRADVVTFTTAPLTEALDIMGRPSVDLVHSSDNPFCDLFVRLSVVDAQGKSRNVTEQYRRLTASRDPKLIAMDLFDTAFRVPAGSSIRLIVAGGNFPKYGFNLGSGEDPATGTTLRPARHTVHFGRGSDSCLVLPVSS